A part of Cottoperca gobio chromosome 4, fCotGob3.1, whole genome shotgun sequence genomic DNA contains:
- the rsph4a gene encoding LOW QUALITY PROTEIN: radial spoke head protein 4 homolog A (The sequence of the model RefSeq protein was modified relative to this genomic sequence to represent the inferred CDS: deleted 1 base in 1 codon) codes for MDTTDGNQDKSEERLLSAASLKTFMMKASTESNLNLYDHLTCLLIKVMDEQPQNVVDVIEDMSRDVKQVCFEDNRSTLRDLPQTTAAELLAEQQRLLFSQPEETDQEEELMETPLPNVSEIGFYMEQAGVGLGREEMQRVFLALKQLVDSQALLCCRLWGKILGTESSYIVAEAEYREGEEEQSTEEVAEEEERKADVRENEMDPLPHSTYKALPAVPKEALGTGANKFLYYVCKEPGLPWVKLPSVSPAQITAARLIRKFFTGRLDTTVVSYPPFPGNEANYLRAQIARISAGTQVSPQGFFQAGEEEGDEEDEAPRDSYEMNPDFEGVAVAEMAESLSTWVHHVQHILQQGRCTWVNLAVKPGEDSNEEGEAEEKEEEPDEPEPEVGPPLLTPLSQDAEMFNTPPWTSKVSSTLTSQHAVAVLRSNLWPGAHAYACGKKFENIYVGWGLKHAGEGYIPAVPPLAQREYPSGPDITEALDPSVEEEQVLKEALEEQQADKEEMEDSDEQEEEDDD; via the exons ATGGACACTACGGATGGAAACCAAGACAAAAGTGAGGAGAGACTGCTGTCAGCTGCCTCGCTCAAGACTTTCATGATGAAAGCCAGCACGGAAAGCAACCTGAACCT CTATGACCACCTCACCTGCTTGCTGATAAAGGTGATGGATGAGCAGCCACAGAATGTGGTGGATGTGATTGAGGATATGAGCCGGGATGTGAAGCAGGTTTGTTTTGAAGACAATCGGAGCACCCTGCGAGACCTTCCACAGACTACAGCTGCTGAGCTGCTGGCTGAGCAGCAGCGCCTGCTGTTTTCTCAGCCAGAAGAGACTGaccaggaggaggagctg ATGGAAACACCGCTTCCTAATGTGAGTGAGATTGGCTTCTACATGGAGCAGGCTGGAGTGGGTCTGGGCAGAGAGGAGATGCAGAGGGTCTTCCTTGCACTCAAGCAGCTTGTGGATTCGCAGGCGCTGCTGTGCTGCCGC TTGTGGGGCAAGATTCTGGGAACAGAGAGTAGCTATATTGTTGCTGAAGCGGAGTACAGAGAAGGGGAGGAAGAGCAGAGCACTGAGGAAGTAGCTGAAGAAGAGGAGCGAAAGGCAGATGTTCGAGAGAATGAG ATGGATCCACTTCCTCATTCCACCTATAAAGCCCTGCCAGCAGTGCCGAAGGAGGCCCTTGGAACAGGGGCTAACAAGTTTCTTTATTATGTGTGCAAAGAGCCTGGTCTCCCCTGGGTGAAGCTCCCTTCAGTCAGTCCTGCGCAGATCACTGCTGCTCGCCTGATCCGTAAATTCTTCACTGGGAGGCTGGACACCACAGTTGTCAGCTACCCACCTTTCCCCGGGAATGAAGCCAACTACCTAAGAGCACAAATCGCTCGGATCTCAGCTGGCACACAGGTCAGCCCCCAGGGCTTCTTTCAAGCtggggaggaggaaggtgaTGAGGAAGACGAGGCACCCCGGGACAGCTACGAAATGAATCCTGACTTTGAGGGCGTTGCAGTTGCTGAGATGGCTGAGTCTTTGTCCACCTGGGTGCATCATGTTCAGCACATCCTGCAGCAG GGCCGCTGTACTTGGGTGAACCTAGCTGTGAAACCAGGAGAAGACTCTAATGAGGAAGGAGAGGctgaggagaaggaagaggagccTGATGAGCCTGAGCCAGAAGTTGGACCTCCTCTGCTCACACCCCTCTCCCAAGATGCAG AAATGTTCAACACTCCTCCCTGGACCTCCAAAGTGTCCTCCACTCTCACCTCTCAGCATGCAGTAGCTGTGCTGCGTTCTAACCTCTGGCCAGGGGCACATGCATACGCTTGTGGAAA GAAGTTTGAGAACATTTATGTTGGATGGGGTCTGAAGCATGCAGGGGAAGGGTACATCCCAGCTGTCCCCCCACTAGCACAGAGAGAATATCCCAGTGGACCAGACATCACAGAGGCCCTGGACCCAtcggtggaggaggagcaggtgcTGAAAGAAGCTTTAGAGGAGCAGCAAGCTGAcaaggaagagatggaggactCCGacgagcaggaggaggaagatgacgaCTGA